From a single Miscanthus floridulus cultivar M001 chromosome 8, ASM1932011v1, whole genome shotgun sequence genomic region:
- the LOC136478131 gene encoding MADS-box transcription factor 22-like: protein MARERREIKRIESAAARQVTFSKRRRGLFKKAEELSVLCDADVALIVFSSTGKLSQFASSSMNEIIDKYNTHSKNLGKAEEPSLDLNLEHSKYANLNEQLVEASLRLRQMRGEELEGMSVEELQQLEKNLETGLHRVIQTKDQQFLEQISDLERKSTQLAEENMQLRNQVSQVPPAGKQAVADTENVIAEDGQSSESVMTALHSGSSQDNDDGSDVSLKLGLPCVAWK from the exons ATGGCGAGGGAGCGGCGGGAGATAAAGAGGATAGAGAGCGCTGCGGCGCGGCAGGTCACGTTCTCCAAGCGCCGCCGCGGCCTCTTCAAGAAGGCCGAGGAGCTCTCCGTGCTGTGCGATGCCGACGTCGCGCTCATCGTCTTCTCCTCCACGGGGAAGCTCTCCCAGTTCGCCAGCTCCAG TATGaatgagatcattgacaagtacAACACACATTCTAAAAACCTGGGGAAAGCAGAAGAGCCTTCGCTCGACTTGAAC TTAGAACATAGCAAATACGCAAATTTGAATGAGCAACTTGTGGAAGCAAGCCTTCGACTTAG GCAGATGAGAGGTGAAGAACTTGAGGGAATGAGTGTTGAAGAACTCCAGCAATTGGAGAAGAACCTGGAAACTGGTCTGCACAGGGTGATTCAAACAAAG GATCAACAATTCTTGGAACAGATCAGCGACCTGGAACGGAAG AGTACACAGCTGGCAGAGGAGAACATGCAACTGAGGAATCAA GTATCCCAGGTACCCCCAGCTGGCAAGCAAGCAGTTGCTGATACTGAAAATGTTATTGCTGAAGATGGGCAATCCTCTGAATCAGTGATGACTGCGTTGCACTCTGGAAGTTCGCAGGATAATGACGATGGTTCGGATGTATCTCTAAAGTTAGG GTTGCCTTGTGTTGCATGGAAGTAA